The following proteins are encoded in a genomic region of Zea mays cultivar B73 chromosome 9, Zm-B73-REFERENCE-NAM-5.0, whole genome shotgun sequence:
- the LOC100275191 gene encoding uncharacterized protein LOC100275191 precursor (The RefSeq protein has 1 substitution compared to this genomic sequence), translated as MLSASFPVVVCRIAIAVLIVSTLSSYAEARYDCYAPCKDCPNCSSWCKGKGYPKGGRCHPKDGGGDIMFCCCDRADVRKLLVSADANAIL; from the exons ATGCTGTCTGCATCGTTTCCCGTTGTCGTCTGCAGGATCGCCATCGCCGTGCTCATAGTTTCTACCCTGTCATCCTATG CGGAGGCGAGGTACGACTGCTACGCCCCGTGCAAGGACTGCCCGAACTGCAGCAGCTGGTGCAAGGGGAAAGGGTACCCCAAGGGCGGGCGGTGCCACCCgaaggacggcggcggcgacatCGTGTTCTGCTGCTGCGACAGGGCAGACGTTAGGAAGCTGCTAGTTTCAGCAGATGCGAATGCGATTCTCTGA
- the LOC100281841 gene encoding FKBP-type peptidyl-prolyl cis-trans isomerase 4, whose amino-acid sequence MGPGASTSAQPLSRLLLSLPKPGAAKHPRSSSSSSSPSQPRPDVAAARSPGLVLRRREAAAALLSTAFLSRFALPAAAADGGECPLEVAPSGLAFCDRVVGTGAAAQEGQLIRAHYTGRLEDGTVFDSSYKRGKPLTFRVGVGEVIKGWDQGIVGGEGIPPMLAGGKRTLKLPPALAYGEKGAGCRGWEPTSCVIPPNSTLLFDVEYVGRATG is encoded by the exons ATGGGTCCGGGCGCGTCCACCTCCGCGCAGCCGCTGTCCCGGCTCCTCCTCAGCCTCCCGAAGCCAGGCGCCGCGAAGCACCcccgctcctcctcctcctcctcctctccttCGCAGCCTCGCCCGGACGTCGCCGCGGCCAGGAGCCCCGGCCTCGTCCTCCGGCGGCGCGAGGCAGCGGCCGCCCTGCTGTCGACCGCCTTTCTCTCCCGCTTCGCCCTCCCCGCGGCCGCCGCGGACGGCGGGGAGTGCCCGCTGGAGGTGGCGCCGTCCGGGCTCGCCTTCTGCGACCGCGTCGTCGGCACCGGCGCCGCCGCCCAGGAGGGACAGCTCATCAGG GCGCATTACACGGGGAGGCTGGAGGACGGCACGGTGTTCGACAGCAGCTACAAGCGCGGGAAGCCGCTCACCTTCCGCGTTGGCGTCGGAGAG GTGATCAAAGGATGGGATCAGGGTATTGTTGGCGGCGAAGGGATCCCGCCGATGCTCGCTG GGGGTAAGCGGACGCTGAAGCTGCCACCGGCGCTGGCCTACGGCGAGAAGGGTGCTGGGTGCAGAGGGTGGGAGCCCACCTCGTGCGTCATCCCGCCGAACTCCACGCTCCTCTTCGACGTCGAGTACGTCGGCAGAGCCACCGGCTGA
- the LOC100285401 gene encoding Receptor-like cytosolic serine/threonine-protein kinase RBK1, producing the protein MAPTEEAAGEDERLLKDLLASSSDKEGEDEESTKTQSDESTRGDCDNGGSVAALSSEDVNDRHGSDSNSQCAESDGACSQVPGTGSKSSNDECGAEVPQTGSKSSNDEDDGCADEMPGALSKSSSNDSSECADRSSPRAVLDISVSGSMDSDDSVSVEQSAESNQNVQWRNLISSLILRRKKSMGSAVTFPQRPKSKGLRGYLERMRSGKNQMDCSAIAPEILPQIGKWRPSWRSFDYNELCAATDSFGSEKMIGKGGHAEVYKGQLADGQFVAVKRLTKGGNKEDRVSDFLSELGIIAHVNHPNAAQLLGFSVEGGLHLVLQFSPHGSLASVLHGTKEPLKWKVRFKIALGIAEGLLYLHEGCHRRIIHRDIKASNILLTEDYQPQISDFGLAKWLPDKLTHHVVYPIEGTFGYMAPEYFMHGIINEKTDVFAYGVLLLELVTGRKAVDSSRQSLVIWAKPLLDANNIQELVDPSLGNEYDPEEMVYTLAVASLCIHHSSTSRPSMKSVVCFLKGDRESLELVRRPKIVKPLMFDSGDSEDYTRSSYLSDLNRHKQLALEQ; encoded by the exons ATGGCTCCCACGGAAG AGGCAGCAGGGGAGGACGAGCGGCTGCTGAAGGATCTTCTCGCTTCTTCGTCAGATAAGGAAG GAGAGGATGAAGAGAGTACAAAGACACAGTCCGATGAATCTACTAGGGGGGATTGTGATAACGGCGGGTCCGTAGCCGCCTTATCGAGTGAAGATGTCAATGATAGGCATGGTAGTGACAGCAACAGCCAATGTGCTGAATCTGATGGTGCTTGCAGTCAAGTGCCTGGAACAGGCTCCAAGAGCAGCAACGATGAGTGCGGTGCTGAAGTGCCTCAAACCGGATCCAAGAGCAGTAATGATGAAGATGACGGGTGTGCTGATGAAATGCCAGGAGCCCTCTCCAAGAGCAGTAGCAATGACAGCAGTGAGTGCGCTGACCGGAGCTCTCCGCGAGCTGTCCTAGATATCTCAGTATCTGGCAGCATGGACTCGGATGACAGTGTTTCAGTCGAGCAGTCAGCAGAATCAAACCAAAATGTGCAGTGGAGGAACCTGATCAGCAGTCTAATACTCAGAAGAAAGAAGTCCATGGGCAGCGCAGTGACGTTCCCTCAGAGACCCAAGAGCAAAGGGCTTAGAGGGTACTTGGAGAGGATGAGGAGTGGTAAGAACCAAATGGACTGCAGCGCCATTGCTCCTGAGATCCTCCCTCAGATCGGGAAATGGAGGCCATCATGGCGGAGCTTTGACTACAATGAGCTTTGTGCTGCAACTGACAGTTTTGGTTCAG AGAAAATGATTGGGAAGGGAGGGCATGCAGAGGTATACAAAGGACAGCTTGCTGATGGACAATTTGTGGCAGTGAAGAGATTAACAAAAGGCGGTAACAAAGAGGACAGAGTTAGCGATTTCTTATCTGAGCTTGGAATAATAGCCCATGTTAACCACCCAAACGCAGCACAGCTCCTGGGGTTTAGCGTGGAAGGGGGTCTGCACTTGGTTCTTCAGTTCTCACCTCATGGAAGCCTTGCTTCTGTTCTACATG GTACAAAGGAGCCCCTGAAGTGGAAAGTCAGGTTCAAAATTGCACTTGGAATTGCTGAAGGGCTGCTTTATCTACATGAAGGCTGCCATCGCCGCATAATTCACAGAGACATCAAGGCATCTAATATCCTTCTAACTGAAGACTACCAACCTCAG ATATCAGATTTTGGGCTTGCAAAGTGGCTCCCTGACAAATTGACCCATCATGTTGTGTATCCCATTGAAGGCACATTCGG GTATATGGCCCCAGAATACTTCATGCATGGGATCATAAATGAGAAGACCGATGTGTTCGCATATGGAGTTCTACTTCTTGAACTAGTTACCGGGCGGAAAGCGGTGGACTCATCCAGACAGAGCCTAGTGATATGG GCAAAACCGCTGCTTGATGCGAACAACATCCAAGAGCTGGTGGATCCTTCCCTTGGTAACGAGTATGACCCTGAAGAGATGGTGTACACACTAGCAGTGGCATCCTTGTGCATCCACCACAGCTCAACCTCGAGGCCTAGTATGAAATCG GTAGTCTGTTTCTTGAAGGGTGACCGGGAGTCACTTGAGCTGGTGAGAAGGCCTAAAATCGTGAAGCCCCTGATGTTTGACTCGGGCGATTCAGAAGATTACACGCGCTCGAGCTACCTCAGCGATCTCAACCGGCACAAGCAGCTCGCGCTGGAGCAGTGA
- the LOC100285401 gene encoding receptor-like cytosolic serine/threonine-protein kinase RBK1 isoform X1: MAPTEEAAGEDERLLKDLLASSSDKEAHAIFAGEDEESTKTQSDESTRGDCDNGGSVAALSSEDVNDRHGSDSNSQCAESDGACSQVPGTGSKSSNDECGAEVPQTGSKSSNDEDDGCADEMPGALSKSSSNDSSECADRSSPRAVLDISVSGSMDSDDSVSVEQSAESNQNVQWRNLISSLILRRKKSMGSAVTFPQRPKSKGLRGYLERMRSGKNQMDCSAIAPEILPQIGKWRPSWRSFDYNELCAATDSFGSEKMIGKGGHAEVYKGQLADGQFVAVKRLTKGGNKEDRVSDFLSELGIIAHVNHPNAAQLLGFSVEGGLHLVLQFSPHGSLASVLHGTKEPLKWKVRFKIALGIAEGLLYLHEGCHRRIIHRDIKASNILLTEDYQPQISDFGLAKWLPDKLTHHVVYPIEGTFGYMAPEYFMHGIINEKTDVFAYGVLLLELVTGRKAVDSSRQSLVIWAKPLLDANNIQELVDPSLGNEYDPEEMVYTLAVASLCIHHSSTSRPSMKSVVCFLKGDRESLELVRRPKIVKPLMFDSGDSEDYTRSSYLSDLNRHKQLALEQ; this comes from the exons ATGGCTCCCACGGAAG AGGCAGCAGGGGAGGACGAGCGGCTGCTGAAGGATCTTCTCGCTTCTTCGTCAGATAAGGAAG CCCATGCTATATTTGCAGGAGAGGATGAAGAGAGTACAAAGACACAGTCCGATGAATCTACTAGGGGGGATTGTGATAACGGCGGGTCCGTAGCCGCCTTATCGAGTGAAGATGTCAATGATAGGCATGGTAGTGACAGCAACAGCCAATGTGCTGAATCTGATGGTGCTTGCAGTCAAGTGCCTGGAACAGGCTCCAAGAGCAGCAACGATGAGTGCGGTGCTGAAGTGCCTCAAACCGGATCCAAGAGCAGTAATGATGAAGATGACGGGTGTGCTGATGAAATGCCAGGAGCCCTCTCCAAGAGCAGTAGCAATGACAGCAGTGAGTGCGCTGACCGGAGCTCTCCGCGAGCTGTCCTAGATATCTCAGTATCTGGCAGCATGGACTCGGATGACAGTGTTTCAGTCGAGCAGTCAGCAGAATCAAACCAAAATGTGCAGTGGAGGAACCTGATCAGCAGTCTAATACTCAGAAGAAAGAAGTCCATGGGCAGCGCAGTGACGTTCCCTCAGAGACCCAAGAGCAAAGGGCTTAGAGGGTACTTGGAGAGGATGAGGAGTGGTAAGAACCAAATGGACTGCAGCGCCATTGCTCCTGAGATCCTCCCTCAGATCGGGAAATGGAGGCCATCATGGCGGAGCTTTGACTACAATGAGCTTTGTGCTGCAACTGACAGTTTTGGTTCAG AGAAAATGATTGGGAAGGGAGGGCATGCAGAGGTATACAAAGGACAGCTTGCTGATGGACAATTTGTGGCAGTGAAGAGATTAACAAAAGGCGGTAACAAAGAGGACAGAGTTAGCGATTTCTTATCTGAGCTTGGAATAATAGCCCATGTTAACCACCCAAACGCAGCACAGCTCCTGGGGTTTAGCGTGGAAGGGGGTCTGCACTTGGTTCTTCAGTTCTCACCTCATGGAAGCCTTGCTTCTGTTCTACATG GTACAAAGGAGCCCCTGAAGTGGAAAGTCAGGTTCAAAATTGCACTTGGAATTGCTGAAGGGCTGCTTTATCTACATGAAGGCTGCCATCGCCGCATAATTCACAGAGACATCAAGGCATCTAATATCCTTCTAACTGAAGACTACCAACCTCAG ATATCAGATTTTGGGCTTGCAAAGTGGCTCCCTGACAAATTGACCCATCATGTTGTGTATCCCATTGAAGGCACATTCGG GTATATGGCCCCAGAATACTTCATGCATGGGATCATAAATGAGAAGACCGATGTGTTCGCATATGGAGTTCTACTTCTTGAACTAGTTACCGGGCGGAAAGCGGTGGACTCATCCAGACAGAGCCTAGTGATATGG GCAAAACCGCTGCTTGATGCGAACAACATCCAAGAGCTGGTGGATCCTTCCCTTGGTAACGAGTATGACCCTGAAGAGATGGTGTACACACTAGCAGTGGCATCCTTGTGCATCCACCACAGCTCAACCTCGAGGCCTAGTATGAAATCG GTAGTCTGTTTCTTGAAGGGTGACCGGGAGTCACTTGAGCTGGTGAGAAGGCCTAAAATCGTGAAGCCCCTGATGTTTGACTCGGGCGATTCAGAAGATTACACGCGCTCGAGCTACCTCAGCGATCTCAACCGGCACAAGCAGCTCGCGCTGGAGCAGTGA
- the LOC100281068 gene encoding fructose-1,6-bisphosphatase — MPLSSFSFLRHHLPLPLQLPPTSNRQPPHPRLFHLLLPPFTPRRTFVCQPLTAATDDMAAAAAAASPPTLLEHMGQAGTAADLTVLVAHIQSACKRIAALVASPGNAELSRAKARGGAMAAGRDAPKPLDELSNDIILSALQSSGKVAALASEENDLPIWISDGGPYVVVTDPLDGSRNIEVSIPTGTIFGIYNRLVEVDHLPLEERAQLNSLQSGTRLVAAGYVLYSSATILCISFGAGTHAFTLDWSTGEFILTHPSIQIPPRGQIYSVNDARYFDWPEGLRKYIDTIRQGKGQHPKKYSARYVCSLVADFHRTLIYGGVAMNPRDHLRLVYEANPLSFLAEQAGGRGSDGKNRILTIQPVKLHQRLPLFLGSMDDMLELESYGDVQQKVNPGYEV, encoded by the exons ATGCCGTTGTCGTCTTTCTCCTTCCTCCGCCACCACCTGCCGCTCCCTCTTCAGCTCCCGCCAACTTCAAATCGTCAGCCACCACACCCCCGCCTCTtccacctcctcctccctccgTTCACACCGCGCCGCACCTTCGTCTGCCAGCCGCTCACCGCGGCCACGGACGATATGGCTGCTGCGGCCGCGGCGGCGTCGCCCCCCACACTGCTCGAGCACATGGGCCAGGCGGGCACGGCCGCTGACCTCACTGTCCTTGTGGCCCATATCCAGAGCGCGTGCAAGCGCATCGCGGCTCTCGTGGCGTCCCCCGGCAACGCCGAGCTGTCGCGGGCCAAGGCGAGGGGTGGGGCTATGGCGGCAGGGCGTGACGCGCCTAAGCCGCTCGACGAATTGTCG AATGATATCATCTTGTCAGCGCTCCAAAGTTCTGGAAAGGTTGCAGCGCTAGCATCTGAAGAAAACGATCTGCCCATTTGGATATCTGATGGCGGTCCATATGTTGTTGTTACTGATCCGCTTGATGGTTCTCGCAACATTGAGGTCTCCATACCTACCGGAACAATATTTGGGATCTACAATAGGCTGGTGGAGGTCGACCATCTCCCTTTGGAGGAGAGAGCTCAGCTCAACTCACTGCAAAGTGGAACTCGCCTTGTTGCTGCTGGATATGTCCTGTACTCATCTGCCACCATCTTGTGTATCAGCTTTGGTGCAGGTACCCATGCCTTCACATTGGATTGGTCGACTGGAGAATTCATCCTTACACATCCTTCCATCCAAATACCACCTAGAG GGCAGATATATTCAGTGAACGACGCTAGGTATTTTGACTGGCCCGAGGGCTTAAGGAAGTACATTGACACAATCAGACAAGGCAAAGGACAGCATCCGAAGAAGTACTCAGCTCGCTACGTGTGCTCACTGGTGGCTGATTTCCACCGGACGCTCATATATGGCGGGGTCGCTATGAACCCAAGGGACCATCTGCGGCTGGTTTATGAGGCGAACCCTCTCAGTTTCCTTGCTGAACAGGCTGGGGGTAGAGGGTCAGATGGCAAGAACAGAATCCTCACCATTCAGCCTGTGAAGTTGCACCAGAGGCTGCCTTTGTTCTTAGGAAGCATGGATGACATGCTTGAGTTGGAAAGCTACGGAGATGTGCAGCAGAAGGTCAATCCTGGATATGAAGTTTAA